A single region of the Stenotrophomonas sp. Marseille-Q4652 genome encodes:
- a CDS encoding DUF2059 domain-containing protein: MPLPRLFRTRPARLLLALALATAAAPALAAPPSDADVNRLLAASRAQTMLDGMLPQMEAMQQQQFAELARSRTLTPEQSERMQRIQQRTNQTMRQALAWSKIRPLYADIYKQTFSKEDVLAMAEFYESDAGQSLLDKTPQLMQNLMVAMQAHMQPLLADLQKDLDTILAEPSGN; this comes from the coding sequence ATGCCCCTGCCCCGCCTGTTCCGCACCCGCCCCGCCCGGCTGCTGCTTGCCCTCGCACTGGCCACCGCCGCCGCGCCCGCGCTGGCCGCGCCGCCCAGCGATGCCGACGTCAACCGCCTGCTGGCCGCCTCGCGCGCACAGACCATGCTCGACGGCATGCTGCCGCAGATGGAGGCGATGCAGCAGCAGCAGTTCGCCGAACTGGCCCGCAGCCGCACGCTGACGCCGGAGCAGTCCGAGCGGATGCAGCGCATCCAGCAGCGCACAAACCAGACCATGCGCCAGGCACTGGCATGGTCGAAGATCCGCCCGCTGTACGCAGACATCTACAAGCAGACCTTCAGCAAGGAGGACGTGCTGGCGATGGCCGAGTTCTACGAGAGCGACGCCGGCCAGAGCCTGCTGGACAAGACCCCGCAGCTGATGCAGAACCTGATGGTCGCCATGCAGGCGCACATGCAGCCGCTGCTGGCCGACCTGCAGAAGGACCTGGACACGATCCTGGCCGAGCCTTCGGGCAACTGA
- a CDS encoding pseudouridine synthase, with product MSEIEEAAPAAVEPALTLLYQDPWLAVVDKPAGLMVHDSKLARGEDDFLADRLREQLGRPIFLVHRLDRATSGCLLLAFDRDTASLLGKVLMGGDVGKDYLAVCRGWPAEDAFTVDHDLDGGPGKPVKKQAVTHFQRLATGELTVPVGEFATSRYALLRCQPQTGRFRQIRRHLKHLSHHLIGDTSHGDGRHNRNFRMQGVHRMLLHAERLRFTHPHDGQVVDVRAGLDAQFQRAFGLFGWDAAALPDTSAPQA from the coding sequence ATGAGCGAAATCGAAGAAGCAGCGCCGGCCGCGGTCGAGCCGGCGCTGACCCTGCTGTACCAGGACCCGTGGCTGGCGGTGGTGGACAAGCCGGCCGGGCTGATGGTCCATGACAGCAAGCTGGCCCGAGGCGAGGATGACTTCCTCGCCGACCGCCTGCGCGAGCAACTGGGCAGGCCGATCTTCCTGGTCCACCGCCTGGACCGCGCCACCAGCGGCTGCCTGCTGCTGGCCTTCGACCGCGACACCGCCAGCCTGCTTGGCAAGGTCCTGATGGGCGGCGACGTCGGCAAGGACTACCTGGCCGTGTGTCGCGGCTGGCCGGCCGAGGACGCCTTCACTGTCGACCACGATCTCGATGGCGGCCCCGGCAAACCGGTCAAGAAACAGGCCGTCACCCATTTCCAGCGCCTGGCCACCGGCGAGCTGACAGTGCCGGTGGGTGAGTTCGCCACCTCGCGTTACGCGCTGCTGCGCTGCCAGCCGCAGACCGGTCGCTTCCGGCAGATCCGCCGCCACCTCAAGCACCTGTCGCACCACCTGATCGGCGACACCAGCCACGGCGACGGTCGCCACAACCGCAACTTCCGCATGCAGGGCGTGCACCGCATGCTGCTGCACGCCGAACGCCTGCGCTTCACCCATCCGCACGATGGCCAGGTGGTGGATGTCCGTGCCGGACTGGATGCGCAGTTCCAGCGGGCCTTCGGCCTGTTCGGCTGGGATGCCGCGGCGCTGCCGGACACCTCGGCGCCGCAGGCGTGA
- the ubiB gene encoding ubiquinone biosynthesis regulatory protein kinase UbiB codes for MKAALRAARIGRVILRYRLDDLLHGTPAERWLRLAKPFVPRASAAIAAQSRGARLRLALQDLGPIFVKFGQILSTRRDLVPPDVAEELTLLQDRVKPFDGDAARAIVEQALGRPVAEAFASFDTQPLASASIAQVHAATLPDGRQVVVKVLRPGIEEQIDADIALLRSMAALVERTHPRADKIRPQEVVSEVENTLAAELDLQREGANASVLRRFWQDSNDLYVPEVVWSHTAERALTLERVWGIPSDDIAALDAAGIDRRMLAAKGVRLFYTQVFRDNFFHADAHAGNIWVDNDPARRDNPRFIALDFGIMGQLSQEDQYYLAENFMAIFNRDYRRIAALHVEAGWMPAHLRLDELEAAVRSVCEPYFTRPLSQISLAEVLLKLFRMAQRYQLTLQPQLILLQKTLLNIEGVGRQLDPQIDIWAVARPVLERILVERYSPRRTLRELRKRLPEIMTHAPEMPALVHGWLRQQVEGRHQLAMRSQDLVALNLTLQRMQRRVVTAIGGAGLVVVAAVLYGLQASGPQLASVPLWSWLTGLVGTGALLSAWLRR; via the coding sequence ATGAAGGCGGCGCTGCGTGCGGCCCGCATCGGCCGCGTGATCCTGCGCTACCGCCTGGACGACCTGCTGCACGGCACCCCGGCCGAGCGCTGGCTGCGCCTGGCCAAGCCGTTCGTGCCGCGTGCATCGGCTGCCATCGCTGCGCAGTCGCGGGGCGCGCGCCTGCGTCTTGCGCTGCAGGACCTGGGCCCGATCTTCGTCAAGTTCGGGCAGATCCTCTCCACCCGCCGCGACCTGGTGCCGCCGGACGTGGCCGAGGAGCTGACCCTGCTGCAGGACCGGGTCAAGCCCTTCGATGGCGATGCCGCGCGCGCGATCGTCGAGCAGGCGCTGGGCCGGCCGGTGGCCGAGGCCTTCGCCAGCTTCGATACCCAGCCGCTGGCCTCGGCGTCGATCGCCCAGGTGCATGCGGCCACGTTGCCGGACGGCCGCCAGGTGGTGGTCAAGGTGCTGCGCCCGGGCATCGAGGAACAGATCGACGCCGACATCGCGCTGCTGCGCTCGATGGCCGCGCTGGTCGAACGCACCCATCCGCGGGCTGACAAGATCCGTCCGCAGGAAGTGGTGTCCGAGGTCGAGAACACCCTGGCCGCCGAGCTGGACCTGCAGCGCGAGGGCGCCAACGCCAGCGTGCTGCGCCGCTTCTGGCAGGACTCGAACGACCTGTACGTGCCGGAGGTGGTCTGGAGCCACACCGCCGAGCGTGCGCTGACCCTGGAGCGGGTGTGGGGCATTCCCTCCGATGACATCGCCGCGCTGGACGCGGCCGGCATCGACCGCCGGATGCTCGCGGCCAAGGGCGTGCGCCTGTTCTACACCCAGGTGTTCCGCGACAACTTCTTCCACGCCGATGCCCACGCCGGCAACATCTGGGTCGACAACGACCCGGCGCGCCGCGACAACCCGCGTTTCATAGCACTGGACTTCGGCATCATGGGCCAGCTCTCGCAGGAGGATCAGTACTACCTCGCAGAGAACTTCATGGCCATCTTCAACCGCGACTACCGGCGCATCGCCGCGCTGCACGTGGAAGCGGGCTGGATGCCGGCGCACCTGCGCCTGGACGAGCTGGAAGCGGCGGTGCGCTCGGTGTGCGAGCCGTACTTCACCCGGCCGCTGTCGCAGATCTCGCTGGCCGAGGTGCTGCTCAAGCTGTTCCGCATGGCCCAGCGCTACCAGCTGACCCTGCAGCCGCAGCTGATACTGCTGCAGAAGACCCTGCTCAACATCGAGGGCGTGGGTCGCCAGCTGGATCCGCAGATCGACATCTGGGCGGTGGCCAGGCCGGTGCTCGAGCGCATCCTGGTCGAGCGCTACAGTCCGCGCCGCACCCTGCGCGAACTGCGCAAGCGGCTGCCGGAAATCATGACCCACGCGCCGGAAATGCCGGCGCTGGTGCACGGCTGGTTGCGCCAGCAGGTCGAGGGCCGCCACCAGCTGGCGATGCGCTCGCAGGACCTGGTCGCGCTGAACCTGACGCTGCAGCGCATGCAGCGCCGCGTGGTCACCGCCATCGGCGGCGCCGGCCTGGTGGTCGTTGCCGCGGTGCTGTACGGCCTGCAGGCCAGCGGCCCGCAGCTGGCCTCGGTGCCGCTGTGGTCGTGGCTGACCGGGCTGGTCGGTACCGGCGCATTGCTCTCGGCCTGGCTGCGTCGATGA
- a CDS encoding SCP2 sterol-binding domain-containing protein, with product MPASPFKSLKPLAGRALEVALNRALALDPDTRNALQPLDGQRIALTLESPSLAMQIGVSGQRLTVGPVDPATEPDLAVRSTLGGVLAQLPFMARVRRNDSVPGGRMKVSGDAELARRLQQLATRFDPDWQQPFVSVFGEVLGVQVANTLRSALLRVRRGAEDLAQTAAEFVTEESRDVIPRAELEAFLDDVDVLRDDVERIGVRIQRLRGAA from the coding sequence ATGCCTGCCTCCCCCTTCAAATCCCTCAAGCCGCTGGCCGGTCGTGCCCTGGAAGTGGCGCTCAACCGCGCCCTCGCCCTGGACCCGGACACCCGCAACGCCCTGCAGCCGCTGGACGGCCAGCGCATCGCGCTGACCCTGGAATCGCCCTCCCTGGCAATGCAGATCGGGGTCAGTGGCCAGCGCCTGACCGTGGGCCCGGTCGATCCGGCCACCGAACCCGACCTGGCGGTGCGCAGCACCCTGGGCGGGGTGCTGGCGCAGTTGCCGTTCATGGCACGCGTGCGCCGCAACGACAGCGTGCCGGGCGGGAGGATGAAGGTTTCCGGTGATGCCGAACTGGCGCGGCGCCTGCAGCAGCTGGCCACGCGTTTCGATCCGGACTGGCAGCAACCCTTCGTCAGCGTGTTTGGCGAGGTGCTCGGGGTGCAGGTCGCCAACACCCTGCGCTCGGCCCTGCTGCGCGTGCGTCGCGGCGCGGAGGACCTGGCCCAGACCGCGGCCGAGTTCGTCACCGAGGAATCGCGCGACGTGATCCCGCGTGCCGAGCTGGAAGCCTTCCTCGACGACGTCGACGTGCTGCGCGATGACGTCGAGCGCATCGGCGTGCGCATCCAGCGCCTGCGGGGTGCGGCATGA
- the ddlA gene encoding D-alanine--D-alanine ligase has translation MGKTRVGIIFGGRSAEHEVSLQSAKNIVDALDKQRFDVTLIGIDKQGLWHLCDPADFLLNADDPARIALNVSGQELAVMPGRERRQLVPVDAAAVLEQIDVVFPIVHGTLGEDGSLQGLLRMANLPFVGSSVLGSAAAMDKDVAKRLLRDAGLNVAPFLCFNRITTATADYQAVVDRLGLPLFVKPANQGSSVGVSKARNEAEFRQAMELALSFDHKVLVESAISGREIECAVLGNELPEASVCGEVVVHDDFYSYDTKYISESGADIVVPADISAEAQEKIRQIAVRAYQALDCAGLSRVDVFLTPEGEVVINEINTLPGFTKISMYPKLWGASGLGYSALITRLLELALERHAADRALRSSM, from the coding sequence ATGGGCAAGACCCGCGTCGGCATCATCTTCGGCGGTCGTTCGGCCGAGCACGAGGTCTCGCTGCAATCGGCGAAGAACATCGTCGATGCGCTGGACAAGCAGCGCTTCGACGTGACCCTGATCGGCATCGACAAGCAGGGCCTGTGGCACCTGTGCGACCCGGCCGACTTCCTGCTCAATGCCGACGACCCGGCGCGGATCGCGCTGAACGTGTCCGGCCAGGAACTGGCGGTGATGCCGGGCCGCGAGCGCCGGCAGCTGGTGCCGGTCGATGCGGCCGCGGTGCTGGAGCAGATCGACGTGGTGTTCCCGATCGTGCATGGCACGCTGGGCGAGGACGGTTCGCTGCAGGGCCTGCTGCGCATGGCCAACCTGCCCTTCGTCGGTTCCAGCGTGCTCGGCTCGGCGGCGGCGATGGACAAGGACGTGGCCAAGCGCCTGCTGCGCGATGCCGGACTCAACGTTGCCCCGTTCCTGTGCTTCAACCGCATTACCACGGCCACCGCCGACTACCAGGCGGTGGTCGACAGGCTGGGCCTGCCGCTGTTCGTCAAGCCGGCCAACCAGGGTTCGTCGGTGGGCGTGAGCAAGGCACGCAACGAGGCCGAGTTCCGCCAGGCGATGGAACTGGCGCTCTCGTTCGACCACAAGGTGCTGGTGGAATCGGCCATCAGTGGCCGCGAGATCGAATGTGCGGTGCTGGGCAACGAGCTGCCCGAAGCCAGCGTGTGCGGCGAGGTCGTCGTGCATGACGACTTCTACTCGTATGACACCAAGTACATCAGCGAGAGCGGCGCGGACATCGTGGTGCCGGCCGACATTTCCGCCGAGGCGCAGGAGAAGATCCGCCAGATCGCGGTACGCGCCTACCAGGCGCTGGACTGCGCCGGCCTGTCGCGGGTGGATGTGTTCCTGACCCCGGAAGGCGAGGTGGTGATCAACGAGATCAACACACTGCCTGGTTTCACCAAGATCAGCATGTATCCGAAATTGTGGGGGGCCAGCGGGCTGGGTTACAGCGCGCTGATCACGCGCCTGCTGGAACTGGCACTGGAGCGGCATGCGGCCGACAGGGCGCTGCGCAGCTCGATGTAA
- a CDS encoding DUF1328 domain-containing protein: MLHYAVIFFVIAIIAAVLGFSGIAGAAGNIAWILFVVFLILAVVSLFRRKV, translated from the coding sequence ATGCTGCATTACGCCGTCATCTTCTTCGTGATCGCCATCATTGCCGCCGTGCTTGGTTTCAGCGGCATCGCTGGCGCCGCCGGCAATATCGCCTGGATCCTGTTCGTCGTCTTCCTCATCCTTGCCGTGGTGTCGCTGTTCCGCCGCAAGGTATGA
- the oleD gene encoding 2-alkyl-3-oxoalkanoate reductase: MKILVTGGGGFLGQALCRGLVERGHQVLSFNRGHYPQLQALGVGQIRGDLADANAVRHAAAGVDAVFHNAAKAGAWGSYDSYFQANVVGTRNVLAACRQHGIGRLVYTSTPSVTHRATHPVEGLGADEVPYGENFQAPYAATKAIAEQEVLAANDANLATVALRPRLIWGPGDQQLVPRLAERARAGRLRFVGDGQNKIDTTYIDNAAQAHFDAFENLAVGAACAGKAYFISNGEPLPMRDLLNRLLAAVGAPGVERSISFKAAYRIGAVCERLWPLLRLRSEPPMTRFLAEQLCTPHWYSMEPARRDFGYVPRVSIEEGLRRLGEASTPA, translated from the coding sequence ATGAAGATCCTGGTCACCGGTGGTGGCGGATTCCTGGGCCAGGCGCTGTGCCGCGGGCTGGTTGAGCGCGGGCACCAGGTGCTCAGCTTCAACCGTGGCCACTACCCGCAGCTGCAGGCGCTGGGCGTGGGCCAGATCCGTGGCGACCTGGCCGATGCCAATGCGGTCCGCCATGCCGCGGCGGGTGTCGATGCGGTCTTCCACAACGCCGCCAAGGCCGGCGCGTGGGGCAGCTACGACAGCTACTTCCAGGCCAACGTGGTCGGCACCCGCAACGTGTTGGCGGCCTGTCGCCAGCATGGCATCGGCCGGCTGGTCTACACCTCCACCCCGAGCGTGACCCACCGCGCCACCCATCCGGTGGAAGGCCTGGGCGCCGACGAGGTGCCGTACGGCGAGAACTTCCAGGCGCCGTATGCGGCGACCAAGGCGATCGCCGAGCAGGAAGTGCTGGCCGCCAACGATGCAAACCTGGCCACCGTTGCGCTGCGTCCGCGCCTGATCTGGGGTCCGGGCGACCAGCAGCTGGTGCCGCGCCTGGCAGAGCGTGCGCGCGCCGGCCGCCTGCGCTTCGTCGGCGATGGCCAGAACAAGATCGACACCACCTACATCGACAACGCCGCGCAGGCGCACTTCGATGCGTTCGAAAACCTGGCCGTGGGCGCGGCCTGCGCCGGCAAGGCCTACTTCATTTCCAACGGCGAACCGCTGCCGATGCGCGACCTGCTCAACCGGCTGCTGGCCGCTGTCGGCGCGCCCGGCGTTGAACGTTCGATCAGCTTCAAGGCGGCCTACCGCATCGGTGCGGTGTGCGAACGGCTGTGGCCGCTGCTGCGCCTGCGCAGCGAGCCGCCGATGACCCGCTTTCTCGCCGAGCAGCTTTGTACGCCGCACTGGTACAGCATGGAGCCGGCGCGCCGCGACTTCGGTTACGTGCCGAGGGTGTCGATCGAGGAAGGCCTGCGCCGCCTCGGAGAGGCGAGCACGCCTGCGTAA
- the oleC gene encoding olefin beta-lactone synthetase — protein MNEPCNIAARLPQLARERPDQVAIRCPGRRAQGNGLAAYDVTLDYRTLDRRSDAIAAGLVAHGIGRGVRAVVMVRPSPEFFLLMFALFKVGAVPVLVDPGIDKRALRQCLDEAQPQAFIGIPLAQLARRLLGWARSATRIVTVGGRWGWGGTTLARLEARGAGAGSQLAATDPDEVAAILFTSGSTGVPKGVVYRHRHFLGQVELLRNAFGMEPGGVDLPTFPPFALFDPALGLTSVIPDMDPTRPASANPRRLHDAIARFGVTQLFGSPALMRVLADYGRPLPGVRRVTSAGAPVPPDVVARIRTLLPEDAQFWTPYGATECLPVAVIEGRELESTREATEAGAGTCVGAVVAPNVVRIIAIDDRPIAQWVDVRELPAGQVGEITVAGPTATDSYFNREAATAAAKIHETLADGSGRIVHRMGDVGYFDAEGRLWFCGRKTQRVEAADGPLYTEQVEPVFNTHPQVRRTALVGVGAPGAQRPVLCVELARGVDASAWPQVEAQLRQLGARHAHTARIGCFLRHKGFPVDIRHNAKIGREKLGAWASEQLKDKA, from the coding sequence ATGAACGAGCCCTGCAACATCGCCGCCCGCCTGCCACAACTGGCGCGCGAGCGGCCGGACCAGGTCGCCATCCGCTGCCCCGGCCGCCGCGCCCAGGGCAACGGCCTGGCCGCCTACGACGTCACCCTCGACTACCGCACCCTGGACCGCCGCAGCGATGCGATCGCCGCCGGTCTGGTCGCCCATGGCATCGGCCGCGGCGTACGCGCCGTGGTCATGGTGCGGCCGTCGCCGGAGTTCTTCCTGCTGATGTTCGCGCTGTTCAAGGTCGGCGCGGTGCCGGTGCTGGTCGATCCGGGCATCGACAAGCGCGCGCTGCGGCAGTGCCTGGACGAGGCGCAGCCGCAGGCCTTCATCGGCATCCCGCTGGCGCAGCTGGCGCGGCGGCTGCTGGGCTGGGCGCGCAGCGCCACCCGCATCGTCACCGTGGGCGGACGCTGGGGCTGGGGCGGGACCACGCTGGCCCGGCTGGAAGCCCGCGGTGCCGGAGCGGGCAGCCAGCTGGCGGCCACCGACCCGGACGAGGTCGCCGCGATCCTGTTCACCTCCGGCTCGACCGGCGTGCCCAAGGGGGTGGTCTACCGCCACCGCCATTTCCTCGGCCAGGTCGAGCTGCTGCGCAATGCCTTCGGCATGGAGCCGGGCGGGGTGGACCTGCCGACCTTCCCGCCTTTCGCGTTGTTTGATCCGGCGCTGGGGCTGACCAGCGTGATCCCGGACATGGACCCGACCCGGCCGGCCAGCGCCAATCCGCGCCGGCTGCACGATGCGATCGCCCGCTTCGGCGTGACCCAGCTGTTCGGCTCGCCGGCGCTGATGCGGGTGCTGGCCGACTACGGCCGGCCGCTGCCCGGCGTGCGCCGGGTGACCTCGGCCGGTGCGCCGGTGCCACCGGATGTGGTGGCCAGGATCCGCACCCTGCTGCCGGAAGACGCGCAGTTCTGGACGCCGTATGGCGCCACCGAGTGCCTGCCGGTGGCGGTGATCGAGGGCCGCGAGCTGGAGTCCACCCGCGAGGCGACCGAAGCCGGCGCCGGCACCTGCGTCGGTGCGGTGGTCGCGCCGAACGTGGTGCGCATCATCGCCATCGACGACCGCCCGATTGCGCAGTGGGTTGATGTGCGTGAGCTGCCGGCCGGCCAGGTTGGCGAGATCACCGTCGCCGGGCCGACCGCCACCGACAGCTATTTCAACCGCGAGGCCGCCACCGCCGCAGCCAAGATCCACGAGACCCTGGCAGATGGCAGCGGGCGCATCGTCCATCGCATGGGCGACGTGGGCTATTTCGATGCCGAGGGTCGGCTGTGGTTCTGCGGCCGCAAGACCCAGCGCGTGGAGGCGGCCGATGGACCGCTGTACACCGAGCAGGTCGAGCCGGTGTTCAACACCCATCCGCAGGTGCGGCGCACCGCACTGGTTGGCGTGGGTGCGCCCGGCGCGCAGCGACCGGTGCTGTGCGTGGAGTTGGCCAGGGGCGTCGATGCCTCCGCGTGGCCGCAGGTCGAGGCGCAGCTGCGCCAGCTCGGCGCACGCCATGCGCATACCGCGCGCATCGGCTGTTTCCTGCGGCACAAGGGCTTCCCGGTGGACATCCGCCACAACGCCAAGATCGGGCGCGAGAAACTCGGCGCCTGGGCAAGCGAGCAATTGAAGGACAAGGCATGA
- a CDS encoding YkgJ family cysteine cluster protein, translating into MPHPCLTCGACCTQYRVAFHWMESDEVTEGGVPHQLTQTLDPHRLCMRGTHSDPIRCVALDAEIGVYSRCSIHPNRPSVCREVDASWEYGKPSSQCDRARIAHGMAALTPADWRWRDGADNDDDHPDDNGNSPSSPPTTPIAA; encoded by the coding sequence ATGCCCCATCCCTGCCTTACCTGTGGTGCCTGCTGTACCCAGTACCGGGTCGCCTTCCACTGGATGGAGTCGGACGAAGTCACCGAAGGCGGCGTGCCGCACCAGCTGACCCAGACGCTGGACCCGCATCGCCTGTGCATGCGCGGTACCCATTCCGATCCGATCCGCTGCGTGGCGCTGGATGCGGAGATCGGGGTGTATTCACGCTGCAGCATCCATCCCAACCGGCCCAGCGTGTGCCGCGAGGTCGATGCCTCGTGGGAATACGGCAAGCCCAGCTCGCAGTGCGACCGCGCGCGCATCGCCCATGGCATGGCAGCACTGACCCCGGCCGACTGGCGCTGGCGCGATGGCGCCGACAACGACGACGACCATCCCGACGACAACGGCAACAGCCCTTCGTCGCCGCCGACCACGCCGATCGCGGCCTGA
- a CDS encoding alpha/beta fold hydrolase has protein sequence MSQFPGYPSTTHRFEVRPGIWMNYVDQGPRDGEVVVMLHGNPSWSYLWRHLVNGLSDTYRCIVPDHIGMGLSDKPDDSRYDYTLQSRVDDLTALLDHLGITGPITLAVHDWGGMIGFGWALGHHHQVKRLVITNTAAFPMPADKKMPWQIALGRHWKPGEWLIRTFNAFSAGASWLGVSRRMPADVRRAYVAPYDNWDNRISTIRFMQDIPLGPEDRGWSLLTRAGEALPSFADRPAFIAWGLRDICFDYPFLRTFRQALPDAQVMAFEDANHYVLEDKHEVIVPAVREFLQRHPLD, from the coding sequence ATGAGCCAGTTCCCCGGTTACCCGAGCACGACCCACCGCTTCGAAGTGCGTCCCGGCATTTGGATGAACTACGTCGACCAAGGCCCGCGCGACGGCGAGGTGGTGGTGATGCTGCACGGCAATCCGTCGTGGAGCTACCTGTGGCGCCACCTGGTCAACGGGCTGAGCGACACGTACCGCTGCATCGTGCCGGACCACATCGGCATGGGCCTGTCGGACAAGCCCGATGACAGCCGCTACGACTACACCCTGCAGTCGCGCGTGGATGACCTGACCGCACTGCTCGACCATCTGGGCATCACCGGTCCGATCACCCTGGCCGTGCACGACTGGGGCGGCATGATCGGGTTTGGCTGGGCGCTGGGCCACCATCACCAGGTCAAGCGCCTGGTGATCACCAACACCGCCGCCTTCCCGATGCCGGCCGACAAGAAGATGCCGTGGCAGATCGCGCTGGGCCGCCACTGGAAGCCCGGCGAGTGGCTGATCCGCACCTTCAATGCGTTCTCCGCCGGTGCCTCGTGGCTGGGCGTGAGCCGCCGCATGCCGGCCGACGTGCGCCGTGCCTACGTCGCCCCGTACGACAACTGGGACAACCGCATCTCGACCATCCGCTTCATGCAGGACATCCCGCTGGGGCCGGAAGACCGTGGCTGGTCGCTGCTGACCCGTGCCGGTGAAGCGCTGCCTTCGTTTGCCGACCGCCCGGCGTTCATCGCCTGGGGCCTGCGTGACATCTGTTTCGACTACCCGTTCCTGCGCACTTTCCGCCAAGCGCTGCCGGATGCGCAGGTGATGGCCTTCGAGGATGCCAACCACTACGTGCTGGAAGACAAGCACGAAGTGATCGTGCCGGCGGTGCGCGAGTTCCTGCAGCGCCATCCGCTGGACTGA
- a CDS encoding 3-oxoacyl-ACP synthase III has translation MLFKNVSIAGLAHIDAPHTLTSKEINERLQPTMDRLGIRTDVLGDIAGIHARRLWDADMQASDAATLAARQALEDAGIGADKLGLLVNTSVSRDYLEPSTASIVSGNLGTGDQCMSFDIANACLAFINGMDVAARMLERGDIDYALIVDGETSNLVYEKTIERMTAPDVTAEDFRNELAALTTGSGAAAMVLARTELVPEAPRYKGGVTRSANEWNKLCLGNLDRMVTDTRMLLIEGIKLAQKTFVAAKAGLGWAVEEIDQFVIHQVSQPHTNAFIKSFGIDPKKVMTIFGEYGNIGPASVPIVLSKLRQLGKLKKGDRVALMGIGSGLNCSMAEVVW, from the coding sequence ATGCTTTTCAAGAATGTCTCGATCGCGGGACTGGCGCACATTGATGCGCCGCATACGCTGACTTCCAAGGAAATCAACGAGCGCTTGCAGCCGACGATGGATCGTCTGGGCATCCGCACCGACGTACTCGGCGACATCGCCGGCATCCACGCCCGCCGCCTGTGGGACGCCGACATGCAGGCCTCCGACGCCGCCACCCTGGCCGCGCGCCAGGCGCTGGAAGATGCCGGCATCGGCGCCGACAAGCTCGGCCTGCTGGTCAACACCTCGGTCAGCCGCGACTACCTGGAGCCGTCCACGGCCAGCATCGTGTCCGGCAACCTGGGCACCGGCGACCAGTGCATGAGCTTTGACATCGCCAACGCCTGCCTGGCCTTCATCAACGGCATGGACGTGGCTGCACGCATGCTCGAGCGGGGCGACATCGACTACGCGCTGATCGTCGACGGCGAAACCTCGAACCTGGTCTACGAAAAGACCATCGAGCGCATGACCGCCCCGGACGTGACCGCCGAGGACTTCCGCAACGAACTGGCGGCGCTGACCACCGGTTCGGGCGCCGCGGCGATGGTGCTGGCACGTACCGAGCTGGTCCCGGAAGCCCCGCGCTACAAGGGCGGCGTGACCCGTTCGGCCAACGAATGGAACAAGCTGTGCCTTGGCAACCTGGACCGCATGGTCACCGACACCCGCATGCTGCTGATCGAAGGCATCAAGCTGGCGCAGAAGACCTTCGTCGCCGCCAAGGCCGGCCTCGGCTGGGCGGTGGAGGAGATCGACCAGTTCGTGATCCACCAGGTCAGCCAGCCGCACACCAATGCCTTCATCAAGTCCTTCGGCATCGACCCGAAGAAGGTGATGACCATCTTCGGTGAGTACGGCAACATCGGCCCGGCCAGCGTGCCGATCGTGCTGAGCAAGCTGCGCCAGCTGGGCAAGCTCAAGAAGGGCGACCGCGTCGCGCTGATGGGCATCGGCTCGGGCCTGAACTGCTCGATGGCCGAAGTGGTCTGGTAA